The following proteins are co-located in the Parafannyhessea umbonata genome:
- a CDS encoding glycerophosphodiester phosphodiesterase family protein, which translates to MRKATTTLARTAAVACAGVVATAALVSPRKNDSYVDARWGKIRRHRFAHRGLHDRDLGIPENSLAAFRRARDLGFGVELDVHLTADGQLAVIHDANTRRMCGRALVVEKSALQDLRELRLDGTDERIPTLDEALSVFDADCEGDADPLPLIVEVKTEGAAWPRVAELCRKTMDALDRHCVSYCVESFDPRVLVWLRRHRPEVVRGQLSKDFLASSAKPATPARTGEKSMPAHRQALASFCAAARDAAATSMAANSLARPDFVAYKFADRSTPAFRLVQALGAKPVFWTIKNLQDLAAAETEGGVAIFEGFVPDSTHAQV; encoded by the coding sequence ATGAGAAAAGCAACCACCACGCTCGCAAGGACCGCCGCGGTCGCATGTGCCGGCGTCGTCGCGACCGCCGCCCTGGTGTCGCCGCGCAAGAACGACTCGTACGTGGACGCGCGCTGGGGCAAGATCCGCCGGCACCGCTTTGCCCACCGCGGCTTGCACGACCGCGACCTCGGCATCCCAGAGAACTCGCTCGCAGCGTTCCGGCGTGCCCGCGACCTGGGCTTTGGCGTGGAGCTCGACGTCCACCTCACCGCGGACGGCCAGCTTGCGGTCATCCACGACGCCAACACGCGGCGCATGTGCGGACGCGCCCTCGTGGTCGAGAAGAGCGCCCTGCAAGATCTGCGCGAGCTTCGCTTGGACGGCACGGACGAGCGCATCCCGACCCTCGACGAGGCACTGTCCGTGTTCGACGCGGACTGCGAGGGCGACGCGGACCCGCTGCCGCTCATCGTGGAGGTGAAGACCGAGGGCGCTGCGTGGCCGCGCGTGGCGGAGCTCTGCCGCAAGACCATGGACGCGCTCGACCGTCACTGCGTCAGCTACTGCGTGGAGAGCTTCGACCCGCGCGTGCTTGTGTGGCTGCGCCGTCACCGCCCAGAGGTCGTCCGCGGCCAGCTGAGCAAGGACTTCCTCGCGTCGTCCGCCAAGCCCGCGACGCCTGCCCGCACGGGCGAGAAGAGCATGCCCGCACACCGGCAAGCCCTGGCCTCCTTCTGTGCCGCCGCGCGCGACGCGGCCGCGACGTCCATGGCCGCGAACTCCCTTGCGCGGCCGGATTTCGTCGCGTACAAGTTCGCGGATCGCTCGACGCCCGCGTTCAGGCTGGTTCAGGCCCTGGGTGCGAAGCCCGTGTTCTGGACCATCAAGAACCTGCAGGACCTCGCCGCTGCCGAGACTGAGGGCGGTGTCGCCATATTCGAGGGCTTCGTGCCGGATTCCACCCACGCCCAGGTGTAG
- a CDS encoding LysR family transcriptional regulator → MKLQQLRYVIQVAESGSLTAAAERLFIAQPSLSKAVAELEREMGVTIFTRSRTGVELTEEGTRFLSYARQVVEQADLLESEYKGGTRVRRVFGVSAQHYAFVVNAFVRLVREHDASSYEFSLRESTTAGILDDVRVQRSELGILYRSHFNHDVISNAVRAAGLAFEPLFTATPHVFVSRDNPLARRASVTLADLRPYPRLSYDQGIHNSPYFAEELHITEPAEKSIVVTDRATLFNLLIGLGGYTISSGILSEALNGSQIVAVPLESDERMELGYVRRHDRPPSPIASRYLELLRGYVEAYRQGDHS, encoded by the coding sequence ATGAAGCTGCAGCAACTGCGATACGTGATCCAGGTGGCGGAATCGGGCTCCCTCACGGCGGCGGCAGAGCGGCTGTTCATAGCGCAGCCCAGCCTGTCGAAGGCCGTGGCAGAGCTCGAGCGCGAGATGGGCGTCACGATCTTCACGCGGTCGCGCACGGGCGTCGAGCTGACGGAAGAGGGCACGCGCTTCCTCTCGTACGCGCGGCAGGTGGTGGAGCAGGCGGACCTTCTGGAGTCTGAGTACAAGGGCGGCACGCGCGTGCGCCGCGTGTTTGGCGTGTCCGCGCAGCACTACGCGTTCGTGGTGAACGCGTTTGTGCGGCTTGTGCGCGAGCACGACGCCAGCAGCTACGAGTTCTCGCTGCGCGAGTCCACGACGGCCGGCATCCTGGACGACGTGCGCGTGCAGCGCAGCGAGCTGGGCATCCTGTACCGAAGCCATTTCAACCACGACGTGATCTCGAACGCGGTGCGCGCGGCCGGGCTCGCGTTCGAGCCGCTGTTCACGGCAACGCCGCACGTCTTCGTGAGCCGCGACAACCCGTTGGCGCGCCGCGCGTCCGTCACGCTCGCCGACCTGCGCCCCTACCCGCGCCTGAGCTACGACCAGGGCATCCACAACTCGCCGTACTTTGCGGAGGAGCTCCACATCACGGAGCCAGCCGAGAAGAGCATCGTCGTGACCGACCGCGCCACCCTGTTCAACCTCCTCATCGGGCTGGGAGGCTACACCATATCGTCCGGCATCCTCTCCGAGGCGCTGAACGGCAGCCAGATCGTGGCCGTGCCGCTCGAGAGCGACGAGCGCATGGAGCTGGGCTACGTGCGGCGACACGACCGGCCGCCCTCACCCATCGCAAGCCGCTACCTCGAGCTGCTGCGCGGCTATGTCGAGGCATACCGGCAGGGCGACCACAGCTAG
- a CDS encoding FAD-dependent oxidoreductase gives MRRKYPNLCKPITLGRTTFRNRMFSAPMGGTDITNDGCIGPKSTAFYELRAKGGAGAVTVSECMVHPQTDGSHAYHLDESILNSLACATYTADAIRRHGAIPSLELSHSGMFAGTYMTDKSRQHGLNQWGPSDALRADGVAVRALSQEQIADIVRAYGHVAGLAKRAGFEMLMIHGGHGWLINQFLSPLFNHRTDEYGGSLENRCRLAVEVAKSVREAVGPFFPIEFRMSGAEFCEGGYDLEEGVRIAQAIEPYVDLIHVSAGTYQKTFGITHPSMFEAHGRNVYLAAEIKRHVSKPVATIGGLNDPEQMEKIVASGQADVVYMARALLADPFLPRKVTEGRDDEIVRCLRCFTCMAERAATSTRRCTVNPLIGRESEGDEVVPVPESRCKRVLVAGGGPGGLYAAYTAARRGHDVLLCEKENELGGILKSERALPFKHEMYELTGTYERLARRAGVQIRLNCEVTPELVEAEGADALIVAVGSSPLVPPIPGLDGDNVVVVNDYYKNVDRVSDDVVVFGGGLAGCECAIHLGQEGKRVHLVEMRDELAPDANVRHRPLLLREVEKYVTVHTGYKGLRVTDEGVVCADASGAEHLVPGTTVICALGQRSRTDVVEALRDSAPFVRVIGDAARVSTITNAVYWGYHAALDI, from the coding sequence AAGTACCCAAACCTCTGCAAGCCCATCACCCTTGGGAGGACCACGTTCAGGAACCGCATGTTCAGCGCGCCCATGGGTGGCACGGACATCACGAACGACGGCTGCATCGGTCCCAAGTCGACGGCGTTCTATGAGCTTCGAGCCAAGGGCGGCGCAGGTGCGGTCACCGTGTCCGAGTGCATGGTGCACCCGCAGACGGACGGCAGCCACGCCTACCACCTGGACGAGTCCATCCTCAACTCCCTGGCGTGCGCCACGTATACCGCCGACGCCATCCGCCGTCACGGTGCCATCCCCTCGCTGGAGCTTTCGCACTCCGGCATGTTCGCCGGCACGTACATGACGGACAAGAGTCGCCAGCACGGGCTTAACCAGTGGGGTCCGTCGGATGCCCTCCGCGCTGACGGCGTCGCCGTTCGCGCCCTCTCGCAGGAGCAGATCGCGGACATCGTCCGCGCCTACGGCCACGTGGCGGGGCTTGCAAAGCGCGCCGGCTTCGAGATGCTCATGATTCACGGCGGCCATGGCTGGCTCATCAACCAGTTCCTCTCGCCCCTGTTCAACCACAGGACGGACGAGTACGGCGGATCGCTCGAGAACCGTTGCCGCCTGGCCGTCGAGGTGGCCAAGTCCGTACGCGAGGCCGTGGGGCCGTTCTTCCCGATCGAGTTCCGCATGAGCGGCGCAGAGTTCTGCGAGGGAGGCTACGACCTGGAGGAGGGCGTGCGCATTGCCCAGGCGATAGAGCCCTACGTCGATCTCATCCACGTCTCGGCCGGCACGTACCAGAAGACGTTCGGCATCACCCACCCCTCCATGTTCGAGGCCCATGGCCGCAACGTCTACCTCGCTGCAGAGATCAAGCGCCACGTGAGCAAGCCCGTCGCAACCATCGGAGGCCTGAACGATCCGGAACAAATGGAGAAGATCGTGGCTTCAGGGCAGGCGGACGTTGTGTACATGGCGCGCGCTCTTCTCGCCGATCCCTTCCTTCCGCGCAAGGTGACCGAGGGCCGAGACGACGAGATCGTGCGCTGCCTGCGCTGCTTCACGTGCATGGCGGAGCGCGCGGCAACGTCCACGCGCCGCTGCACCGTGAACCCGCTCATCGGCCGCGAGTCCGAGGGCGACGAGGTCGTCCCCGTGCCGGAGTCCCGTTGCAAGAGGGTGCTTGTCGCGGGCGGCGGCCCCGGCGGCCTGTACGCGGCGTACACTGCGGCGCGACGTGGCCACGACGTGCTGCTTTGCGAGAAGGAGAACGAGCTCGGAGGCATCCTCAAGAGCGAGCGCGCGCTTCCGTTCAAGCACGAGATGTACGAGCTCACGGGAACCTACGAGCGTCTGGCGCGCAGGGCCGGCGTACAGATTCGCCTGAACTGCGAGGTAACGCCCGAGCTGGTCGAGGCGGAAGGCGCGGATGCGCTCATCGTGGCGGTGGGCTCCTCGCCGCTCGTGCCGCCCATCCCCGGACTCGACGGCGACAACGTGGTCGTGGTGAACGACTACTACAAGAACGTTGACCGCGTGAGCGATGACGTCGTGGTGTTTGGCGGCGGCCTCGCGGGATGCGAGTGCGCCATTCACCTGGGACAGGAGGGCAAGCGCGTCCATCTTGTCGAGATGCGCGACGAGCTGGCGCCGGATGCGAACGTGCGGCACCGCCCGCTGCTGCTTCGCGAGGTCGAGAAGTACGTGACCGTCCACACCGGCTACAAGGGTCTGCGCGTAACCGACGAGGGCGTCGTATGCGCTGACGCAAGCGGCGCCGAGCACCTGGTGCCGGGCACGACGGTCATCTGCGCGCTTGGCCAGCGTTCCAGGACGGACGTGGTCGAGGCGCTGCGGGACAGTGCACCCTTCGTCCGCGTGATTGGCGACGCCGCGCGCGTATCGACCATCACGAACGCCGTGTACTGGGGCTATCACGCGGCGCTCGATATCTAG